A single window of Fischerella sp. PCC 9605 DNA harbors:
- a CDS encoding iron uptake porin, with amino-acid sequence MNKGQTRVVACLLIAAVSGLPTRAIAIPTEEVGEQVETFSFSSSALVPDESMAQVTSVSQLRDVQPTDWAFGALQSLVERYGCIAGYPNGTYRGDRPITRYEFAAGLNACLDRVNEFIATATDDLVARADLTTLQKLQEEFAAELATLRGRVDNLEARAAEIEANQFSGTTKLSGLTIVGIQGRTQNRADVNPRDGKKDTDDDGTNINLIYYQQLYLTSQFSPSSYLFTGLAAAGGTTKPRFSNDVILGYEYPTDSKLIVTDLNCHWLVTDNLAIMAGVEGVNMASAFRGPNRVESAATGPLSFFAQRNPILDIGFGRGGVAVDWQFAKRASLQAIYASNIPGNSGKRSGLFDGHTTTGVQFLLTPFDALDLSLYYVNNYSSDGCLLTFTGDECLTAVNPNTNKSEPLQTNAVGTSVNWQISPQVTLGGWFGYMNSYIPSKSGNVETTNYMIYLNFPDLFAKGNLGGIYFGQPPKITSSDLPVGNNVPDSINTGLGRPGGQPGTTTQLEAFYRFQLTDNISVTPGIIHIWEPGHTSDSDPITMGILRTSFSF; translated from the coding sequence TTGAACAAGGGTCAGACTAGAGTTGTTGCGTGCTTATTGATAGCGGCAGTCAGTGGACTACCGACTAGGGCGATCGCTATTCCTACAGAAGAGGTGGGAGAACAAGTGGAGACTTTCTCCTTTAGTTCTTCCGCCCTTGTTCCAGACGAGTCGATGGCACAAGTGACATCAGTATCTCAACTGCGGGATGTACAACCTACAGATTGGGCATTCGGTGCATTGCAATCTTTAGTAGAACGATATGGCTGCATTGCTGGTTATCCCAATGGAACTTATCGTGGCGATCGCCCTATAACTCGCTATGAATTTGCAGCAGGGTTGAATGCTTGCCTAGATCGGGTGAATGAATTCATCGCCACAGCCACAGATGATTTAGTTGCCCGCGCAGATTTAACTACTTTGCAAAAATTACAGGAAGAATTTGCTGCCGAATTAGCAACTTTACGGGGACGAGTCGATAATTTAGAAGCCCGTGCTGCTGAAATTGAAGCAAACCAATTTTCCGGAACAACAAAACTCAGCGGTTTAACGATAGTTGGTATTCAAGGACGTACCCAGAATCGTGCTGATGTTAACCCCAGAGATGGTAAAAAAGACACAGATGATGATGGTACAAACATTAATCTCATCTACTATCAGCAGCTATATTTAACCAGCCAATTTAGCCCTAGCAGTTACCTATTTACAGGTTTAGCAGCGGCTGGCGGCACAACTAAACCTAGATTTAGCAATGACGTTATCCTCGGTTACGAATATCCCACAGATAGCAAGCTAATAGTAACTGACCTAAACTGTCACTGGCTTGTGACTGATAACTTAGCAATTATGGCAGGAGTCGAAGGCGTGAATATGGCTAGTGCTTTCCGAGGCCCCAACCGAGTAGAAAGTGCAGCTACAGGGCCACTGTCATTTTTTGCCCAAAGAAATCCAATTTTAGATATTGGATTTGGCCGTGGTGGTGTTGCTGTTGATTGGCAATTTGCCAAACGTGCCAGTTTACAGGCTATTTATGCTAGTAATATACCGGGAAATTCAGGAAAACGCAGCGGTTTATTTGATGGCCATACAACTACTGGCGTGCAATTTTTGCTGACACCATTCGATGCTCTTGATCTCAGTTTATATTACGTTAATAATTACTCGTCAGATGGGTGCTTGCTGACTTTCACAGGCGACGAGTGCTTAACAGCAGTCAATCCCAACACCAACAAATCGGAACCGCTACAAACTAATGCTGTTGGTACTTCTGTGAACTGGCAAATTTCACCCCAAGTGACTTTAGGTGGATGGTTTGGCTATATGAATTCTTACATTCCCAGCAAATCGGGAAATGTAGAGACGACGAATTACATGATATATCTCAATTTTCCTGATTTATTTGCTAAGGGTAATTTGGGCGGAATTTATTTCGGACAACCTCCAAAAATCACAAGTAGTGACTTACCAGTGGGAAACAATGTCCCTGATTCCATAAATACAGGTTTAGGCCGTCCAGGCGGACAACCGGGAACCACAACTCAACTTGAAGCTTTTTACCGCTTTCAGTTAACAGACAATATCAGCGTTACGCCAGGGATAATTCATATCTGGGAACCCGGTCATACTTCAGACAGTGACCCAATTACGATGGGTATATTGCGAACTAGCTTCTCTTTTTAA
- a CDS encoding glycosyltransferase family 4 protein, with translation MNILMLSSTFPYPSTRGGTQVRTFNLLKYLNQRHAITLVTQREADVTDAEIAELRNWVDSLVVFDRPPDFGTSGGMLKKIRRFHTFLQDGIPPSVLNRYSIEMQEWVDNFVQAGKCDVITCEHSVNEMYVKPHFQKQVRTLVNVHSSVYGTCRNQLQTGISENPLREKINLPLLRRYEKGYCSKFSAIVVTTEEDKIQLQEFNSNSEITVIPNGVDLGSFPYRITDPGGHHLVFIGAMDNLANIDAVCFFCNEVLPKVQQRYPDTTFDIVGSRPAPEVLALQEKPGVTVTGRVPSMVEYLHKATVCVVPMRTGFGIKNKTLEAMAAGVPVVASDRGLEGLAVDGANVPLTAFRANHPAEYISAISHLFSNPQLRDELSCNGRQLVETEFTWESAGKRYEQVCLAK, from the coding sequence ATGAACATCTTAATGCTATCTTCCACTTTTCCCTATCCGTCAACCCGGGGGGGAACCCAAGTGCGAACGTTTAATTTACTCAAGTATCTCAATCAACGTCATGCTATTACTCTTGTAACTCAACGGGAAGCGGATGTTACAGATGCAGAAATCGCAGAATTACGGAATTGGGTGGATAGTCTAGTTGTTTTTGATCGTCCTCCAGACTTTGGAACCAGTGGCGGAATGTTAAAAAAAATCCGGCGTTTCCATACATTTTTACAAGATGGAATTCCGCCGAGCGTCTTAAACCGTTATTCTATTGAGATGCAAGAATGGGTAGATAATTTTGTACAGGCTGGAAAATGTGATGTTATTACCTGTGAACATAGTGTCAATGAAATGTATGTGAAACCTCATTTCCAAAAACAGGTAAGGACTTTAGTCAATGTGCATAGTTCTGTCTACGGAACTTGTCGCAACCAGCTACAAACTGGTATTTCTGAAAATCCTTTACGCGAAAAAATTAATTTACCGCTATTGCGACGTTACGAAAAAGGCTATTGTTCAAAATTTTCGGCAATTGTGGTTACTACAGAAGAGGATAAAATTCAACTCCAAGAATTCAATTCTAATAGCGAAATTACAGTCATTCCCAATGGTGTAGATTTAGGTTCATTTCCCTACCGTATCACCGATCCGGGAGGACATCACTTAGTTTTCATTGGTGCTATGGATAATTTGGCAAATATTGATGCTGTCTGTTTTTTCTGCAATGAAGTCTTGCCAAAAGTTCAACAACGTTACCCAGATACAACTTTTGATATTGTTGGTTCTCGTCCTGCGCCAGAGGTTTTAGCACTTCAAGAAAAACCAGGAGTTACTGTGACTGGACGTGTGCCTTCAATGGTTGAGTATTTGCATAAAGCAACTGTTTGTGTTGTACCAATGCGGACAGGATTTGGTATTAAAAATAAAACTTTAGAAGCAATGGCAGCAGGTGTGCCAGTGGTAGCAAGCGATCGCGGTTTAGAAGGACTCGCTGTAGATGGTGCGAATGTACCGCTAACGGCATTTCGAGCAAATCATCCAGCTGAATATATTAGCGCTATTAGCCACTTGTTTAGTAACCCACAACTGCGAGATGAATTATCTTGTAACGGCAGACAATTAGTAGAAACTGAATTCACTTGGGAAAGTGCAGGTAAACGCTATGAACAAGTATGTCTTGCAAAATAG
- a CDS encoding Npun_R2821/Npun_R2822 family protein produces MKPFGIYTLANDPVYDELVALLNSIERNVSPDIPVCIIPYDEQVELIVEEIKSRPNVNLFNNWESIRRWDNFVNQVWDAHPRSRESQLTRPGWYKGFVHRKFAAFDGDFKRFVFYDADSLAMKPLDDVLAKLDTYNFVFDDWEHAKPKAATDINLEIVESATNFTEPQLRSRIHCNSFFGSHQGFFGVDDLKSLTIRLIEKKEIEWIQKKFWWSSSALFNYMTLDSKHSMFNYTLSPNSQDKTGNCANADSFVNIDNILYNQDGLKPIHRIHYMSYSGSDFARLCRGEDVDIRYRDEFLYYRFLNQPEKKPQQLKPPSITAKTNRFIKQAVKKIKRTIA; encoded by the coding sequence ATGAAACCTTTCGGTATTTACACCCTTGCCAACGATCCTGTTTACGATGAGCTAGTAGCATTACTAAATAGCATTGAGAGAAATGTGAGTCCAGATATTCCAGTTTGTATCATTCCCTATGATGAACAAGTAGAGCTGATTGTAGAAGAAATTAAGTCTAGACCGAACGTCAACTTGTTCAACAATTGGGAGTCGATTCGGCGCTGGGACAATTTTGTTAATCAAGTTTGGGATGCACATCCTCGATCTAGAGAATCTCAGTTAACTCGTCCTGGATGGTATAAAGGTTTTGTCCATAGAAAATTTGCTGCCTTTGATGGCGATTTTAAAAGATTTGTATTTTATGATGCTGACAGCCTAGCAATGAAGCCGCTTGATGATGTGTTAGCAAAGCTTGACACATATAATTTTGTTTTTGATGATTGGGAACATGCTAAGCCAAAAGCAGCTACGGACATTAATCTCGAAATTGTAGAAAGTGCAACCAACTTTACAGAGCCCCAATTACGTTCCAGAATTCATTGCAATAGTTTTTTTGGTTCCCATCAAGGTTTTTTTGGGGTTGATGATTTAAAGAGTTTGACAATTCGCCTCATAGAGAAAAAGGAAATCGAATGGATTCAGAAAAAATTTTGGTGGTCGAGTTCAGCGTTATTTAATTACATGACGCTAGATAGCAAGCACTCAATGTTTAACTATACCCTTAGCCCCAATAGTCAAGACAAAACAGGAAACTGCGCCAATGCAGACTCTTTTGTAAATATTGACAATATTCTTTACAACCAAGATGGATTAAAACCAATTCATCGCATTCACTACATGAGTTATTCTGGCAGTGATTTTGCTCGTTTGTGTCGTGGTGAAGACGTTGATATTCGTTATCGAGATGAATTTTTATATTATCGATTTTTGAATCAACCAGAGAAAAAACCACAACAACTAAAACCGCCAAGTATTACAGCAAAAACTAATCGATTCATAAAACAAGCTGTAAAGAAAATTAAAAGAACTATTGCTTAA
- a CDS encoding glycosyltransferase family 2 protein, with protein sequence MTKISICIPTFNRVKLLPFAIESVLQQSYKDFEIIICDDGSRDGTPKLISQYQDSRIRYIRHSKNIGKSNNMRSGFEAASGEYFIKFDDDDRLTPDFLTRTAGILDKDSSIDFVGTNHWIIDINNVRDEAKTQENSRRWGRNNLPEGVVENLLEVVFVQQSFQVGATLFRRRTLEEVGFMQPNWQNCEDNDLFVRLGLAGKKGYYLSELLMEYRVHAEQQGINRAIPYLSDKLRYLNSYKFDSEKLEKIRLQRLAETQLLLGLRLIENGETQKGRELILAGKSFSHTTAWTGLGLSLLPTGVRGKAFELVRKARR encoded by the coding sequence ATGACTAAAATCAGTATCTGTATTCCTACTTTTAATCGAGTCAAACTCTTACCATTTGCCATTGAAAGTGTACTACAGCAGTCTTATAAAGACTTTGAAATAATTATTTGTGATGATGGATCGCGTGATGGTACACCTAAACTAATATCACAATACCAAGATAGTCGTATTAGATATATTCGCCACTCAAAAAATATAGGTAAAAGCAATAATATGCGGTCTGGTTTTGAGGCTGCGAGTGGTGAATATTTTATTAAATTTGATGATGATGATAGACTAACTCCAGATTTCCTAACACGTACCGCTGGTATTTTAGATAAAGACTCAAGCATTGATTTTGTTGGCACTAACCATTGGATAATTGATATCAACAATGTTCGAGATGAAGCTAAAACTCAAGAAAATTCTCGCCGCTGGGGTAGAAATAATTTACCAGAAGGTGTTGTAGAAAATTTATTGGAAGTTGTATTTGTTCAGCAAAGTTTCCAAGTTGGTGCAACCTTATTTCGCCGCCGAACTTTGGAAGAAGTAGGGTTTATGCAGCCTAACTGGCAAAACTGTGAAGATAACGATCTATTTGTGCGGCTAGGGTTGGCAGGTAAAAAGGGTTATTATTTATCAGAGTTATTGATGGAATACCGCGTGCACGCGGAACAACAAGGAATTAATCGAGCCATTCCTTACTTAAGTGATAAATTGCGGTATTTAAACAGTTATAAATTTGACTCAGAAAAGCTAGAGAAAATCAGGTTGCAGCGTCTGGCAGAAACGCAGTTATTGTTAGGTTTGCGGCTGATTGAAAACGGAGAAACCCAAAAAGGTAGAGAGTTAATTTTGGCAGGCAAGTCTTTTTCTCACACCACAGCTTGGACTGGGCTAGGTTTGTCTTTGTTACCTACAGGTGTAAGAGGAAAGGCCTTTGAATTGGTACGGAAGGCAAGAAGGTAG